A single region of the Thermodesulfatator indicus DSM 15286 genome encodes:
- a CDS encoding endonuclease V, with the protein MPGKLDDLKTLQKNLARQIKLAPLSHLPRLIGGADVSYIEPGYAIGAVVVYDLEKGKVIEETYAVEKVTFPYIPGFLSFREVPVLKKAFAKLKIKPEVLLVDGQGILHPRGLGLASHLGLELNIPTIGVAKKPLIGEFELPEDKPGAFCPIFINGQVKGVVLRTRKGVKPVFVSPGHLIDLESALKVVKASLSGYRIPEPLRKAHLLTQRLRGECRNNSGWGDRQ; encoded by the coding sequence TTGCCAGGAAAACTTGATGACCTGAAAACATTACAAAAGAATCTAGCCCGGCAAATAAAACTAGCTCCCCTTTCGCACTTGCCGCGCTTAATAGGCGGAGCTGATGTCTCTTACATTGAGCCAGGTTATGCTATTGGAGCTGTAGTAGTTTATGATCTTGAAAAAGGAAAAGTGATAGAAGAGACCTACGCGGTGGAAAAAGTAACTTTTCCTTACATTCCAGGTTTTCTTTCCTTCAGAGAAGTACCGGTTTTGAAAAAGGCCTTTGCCAAATTGAAGATAAAACCAGAAGTTTTGCTAGTTGATGGGCAGGGTATTTTACATCCCAGGGGTTTGGGGTTAGCTTCACATTTAGGGCTCGAACTTAACATACCAACGATTGGCGTAGCCAAAAAACCTTTAATAGGTGAGTTTGAGCTTCCCGAGGACAAGCCTGGTGCCTTTTGTCCCATTTTTATAAATGGCCAGGTTAAGGGTGTTGTTTTACGCACGCGAAAAGGAGTTAAGCCGGTTTTTGTATCTCCCGGGCATTTAATTGATCTTGAAAGTGCCTTAAAGGTGGTCAAGGCCAGTCTTTCTGGTTATCGTATTCCAGAGCCGTTGCGTAAGGCCCATCTATTGACCCAGAGGTTGCGTGGTGAATGCCGTAATAATTCCGGCTGGGGGGATAGGCAGTAG
- a CDS encoding 2-hydroxyacid dehydrogenase, producing the protein MKVIFFSMHPYEEEFLGPILPSDWDVEMTPDFLDETTVEKAKGAQVVSLFVSDKADGPVLEALHSYGVGLLALRSAGYDHIDIETAKRLGIKVVNVPAYSPHAIADHTLAIMLALIRRLHRAHDKVRLGDFDLDGLMGFDLNGKVAGVIGLGKIGRLVATRLKAFGCKVLGYDPYIQPEIVENVDLDTLITQADIISIHCPLTRENFHMFNEETFKRMKPGAILVNTARGGLIDTKALLEALKSGKLGGAALDVYEYERGLFFKNHQKEGIKDPYLAQLLGLANVVLTGHQAFLTREAVKNIEETTVENILEWQKNPQAKLKNEI; encoded by the coding sequence ATGAAAGTAATTTTTTTTAGTATGCACCCGTATGAAGAGGAATTTTTAGGGCCTATTTTACCTTCTGACTGGGACGTAGAAATGACGCCTGACTTTTTAGACGAAACCACGGTGGAAAAGGCTAAAGGAGCCCAGGTAGTAAGCTTGTTTGTTTCGGACAAAGCTGATGGTCCCGTACTTGAAGCGCTACATTCTTACGGAGTGGGCCTTTTGGCCCTTCGTAGTGCTGGCTATGATCACATAGATATTGAGACCGCAAAACGCCTGGGTATAAAAGTAGTTAATGTGCCAGCCTATTCTCCCCACGCTATCGCTGACCATACTTTAGCTATAATGCTTGCTCTTATTCGTCGTCTTCACCGGGCCCATGATAAAGTGCGCCTGGGAGATTTTGATCTCGATGGTCTTATGGGCTTTGATTTAAATGGCAAAGTTGCTGGTGTAATTGGGCTAGGGAAAATAGGTCGCCTGGTAGCTACCCGCTTAAAAGCGTTTGGTTGCAAAGTTTTAGGCTATGATCCATACATTCAGCCGGAAATAGTAGAAAATGTTGATTTGGATACCCTTATCACTCAGGCTGATATCATTTCTATTCATTGTCCTCTTACGCGAGAAAATTTTCATATGTTTAATGAAGAGACTTTTAAGCGGATGAAACCCGGGGCTATTTTGGTTAACACGGCGCGAGGAGGTCTTATAGATACCAAGGCCTTGCTTGAGGCCTTAAAGTCTGGAAAACTTGGCGGCGCAGCCCTTGATGTGTATGAATATGAACGGGGCCTCTTTTTTAAAAACCACCAAAAAGAAGGTATAAAAGACCCTTATCTTGCCCAGCTTTTGGGGTTGGCCAATGTAGTGTTAACCGGGCATCAGGCCTTTCTTACGCGAGAGGCTGTAAAAAACATAGAAGAAACTACCGTAGAAAATATTTTAGAATGGCAAAAGAATCCCCAGGCAAAGCTTAAAAATGAAATCTGA
- a CDS encoding PAS domain-containing hybrid sensor histidine kinase/response regulator — protein MSNCKSLSEISQLFDTHEAIEVLRVFLESASVGIYLYREEFIYVNPAFEKITGWKLSELKNKKVWELVHPDYRETVKERTLARLRGEKTPPQYEIKILTSEGQEKWFEVSVATFEKDNQIYCIATTIDITEIKNYSRNLADTLSEYKAILQAFDGLLYTVTPDFRLAFVNKKLEKQIGHPVSGELCYEEIFGLKEPCPWCSLKEVLEGRSVKKDIHIPEEDKWYYVVATPLIYPDGSQHALHILMDITQQKRAQQEILRISKLESISLLAGGIAHDFNNILTAILGNISLLRLRLKKHLTEKEEKLFKQMESVCFRAQGLTKQLLNFAEGGSPIKRVASIKEMIEDTVSFCLRGSNVSWEISIPDDLFLVNIDTVQFGQVVSNIVINAKQAMPSGGRLWIKASNLKLKEPKGPLKPGDYVEIIFRDEGMGIPKKHLSKIFDPYFTTKKDGSGLGLAICHSIIKKHGGHIEVTSQKGKGATFKIYLPASKEEKPTSYNLVQKEIFKGKGRVLIFDDEEVIRETLKEVLEMSGFQVEEAKDAQEVIQKIKAQNFDLAILDLTIPGGMGAKEVLPFIKSYTPKTKTILMSGYSLEAQKVKEFDAFLKKPFTFDELFAVIDKLLPTKSTKNAKNR, from the coding sequence ATGTCAAATTGTAAAAGTTTGAGCGAAATTTCTCAATTATTTGATACCCACGAAGCAATAGAAGTACTACGTGTTTTTTTAGAATCAGCAAGTGTGGGTATTTATCTGTATCGCGAAGAATTCATTTATGTGAATCCCGCCTTTGAAAAAATAACCGGCTGGAAACTTTCTGAACTTAAAAACAAAAAAGTCTGGGAGCTAGTGCATCCAGATTATCGGGAAACAGTTAAAGAAAGAACACTTGCAAGACTTAGAGGAGAAAAAACTCCTCCTCAATACGAGATAAAAATCTTAACTTCTGAAGGTCAGGAAAAGTGGTTTGAAGTTTCAGTGGCCACTTTTGAAAAAGATAACCAAATCTATTGTATTGCTACCACTATTGATATTACAGAAATCAAAAATTATTCACGAAATCTGGCAGATACTTTAAGTGAATATAAGGCCATTTTACAGGCCTTTGATGGTCTTCTTTATACAGTTACCCCAGATTTTCGCCTAGCTTTTGTTAACAAAAAATTGGAAAAGCAAATAGGCCATCCTGTTTCTGGGGAACTATGCTACGAAGAAATATTTGGTTTAAAAGAACCCTGTCCTTGGTGTAGTCTCAAAGAAGTTTTAGAAGGGCGTTCAGTTAAAAAAGATATTCATATTCCTGAGGAGGACAAATGGTATTACGTAGTGGCTACCCCTTTGATATATCCTGACGGAAGCCAGCACGCCTTACATATCCTTATGGATATCACTCAGCAAAAACGGGCCCAGCAAGAAATACTCAGAATTTCTAAGCTTGAATCAATTTCTCTTCTGGCTGGCGGTATTGCCCATGATTTTAATAATATTCTGACAGCCATTTTGGGAAACATTTCCCTTTTGCGCCTGCGTTTGAAAAAGCACCTTACTGAGAAAGAGGAAAAGCTCTTTAAACAAATGGAAAGTGTGTGTTTTAGGGCCCAGGGGCTTACCAAGCAACTTTTGAATTTTGCTGAAGGTGGCTCTCCAATAAAACGAGTAGCTTCTATCAAAGAAATGATTGAAGATACGGTTTCTTTCTGTTTGCGGGGTTCAAATGTCAGCTGGGAGATCTCTATTCCCGATGATTTATTTCTGGTTAATATCGATACTGTTCAATTCGGTCAGGTGGTGAGCAACATTGTCATAAACGCCAAACAGGCCATGCCTTCAGGTGGAAGGCTCTGGATTAAGGCCAGCAATTTAAAACTTAAGGAGCCTAAAGGGCCTTTAAAACCGGGAGATTATGTAGAGATTATTTTCAGAGACGAAGGAATGGGGATTCCTAAAAAACATCTCTCCAAAATTTTTGATCCTTATTTCACTACTAAAAAAGACGGAAGCGGCCTGGGGTTAGCTATTTGCCATTCTATCATTAAAAAACATGGGGGGCATATCGAAGTAACTTCTCAAAAAGGGAAAGGGGCCACTTTTAAAATTTATCTTCCAGCCTCAAAAGAAGAAAAACCTACTTCGTATAATCTGGTCCAGAAAGAAATTTTTAAAGGTAAAGGACGAGTACTCATTTTTGACGACGAAGAAGTTATCAGGGAAACACTAAAAGAAGTCCTTGAAATGAGTGGCTTTCAGGTGGAAGAAGCCAAAGACGCCCAAGAGGTTATCCAAAAAATAAAGGCTCAAAATTTTGACTTGGCCATCCTTGATTTGACTATTCCTGGGGGCATGGGAGCTAAAGAAGTTCTTCCTTTTATCAAGTCTTATACCCCCAAAACAAAAACAATTCTTATGAGTGGTTATTCCCTTGAAGCCCAAAAAGTTAAGGAGTTTGACGCTTTTCTAAAAAAACCTTTTACTTTTGATGAACTTTTTGCTGTGATTGATAAACTTCTGCCGACAAAATCCACTAAAAATGCAAAAAATAGGTAA
- a CDS encoding lysophospholipid acyltransferase family protein gives MKFLKTCEIIIRNFFFGLYLLITVPTLGTIIILLSVTPWERIIPRIQHFWLSNMVRIAGVKLEVRGLEHIKPDQNYVFAANHQSQFDIPVIGTVLPHRISWLAKKSLFKIPFFGWGLAAAGCVPIDRENPRKGLESLMKAVEKIKKGFSVLIFPEGTRSPDGKLQEFKVGGFILAIKSGLPLVPIAVCGTRHVMPKGKLYVKPGLVRVKIFPPIPTQGLTLRDKHKLAELVKLRLEDGLKSGCR, from the coding sequence ATGAAGTTTTTAAAAACTTGCGAAATCATTATAAGAAATTTCTTCTTTGGCCTCTATCTTCTAATAACCGTCCCTACGCTGGGTACTATAATTATTCTCCTTTCCGTTACCCCCTGGGAACGAATAATTCCCAGGATTCAACATTTCTGGCTTAGCAACATGGTGCGCATTGCGGGCGTTAAACTTGAAGTAAGAGGGCTTGAGCATATCAAGCCAGATCAAAATTACGTCTTTGCCGCCAACCACCAGAGCCAGTTTGATATTCCTGTAATAGGCACCGTATTGCCGCACCGCATTTCCTGGCTGGCCAAAAAAAGCCTTTTCAAGATACCCTTTTTTGGCTGGGGGTTGGCCGCGGCTGGCTGTGTACCTATTGACCGGGAAAACCCACGCAAAGGCCTGGAAAGCCTTATGAAAGCTGTAGAAAAAATCAAAAAAGGCTTTTCTGTGCTTATCTTCCCTGAAGGAACCAGAAGCCCTGACGGTAAACTTCAGGAGTTTAAGGTAGGCGGGTTTATTCTGGCCATAAAAAGCGGCTTACCCCTTGTCCCCATAGCCGTGTGTGGCACACGCCATGTTATGCCTAAAGGAAAACTTTATGTTAAACCAGGGCTTGTAAGGGTAAAAATATTCCCTCCTATTCCTACTCAAGGCCTTACTTTAAGAGACAAACATAAATTGGCCGAACTCGTTAAACTCCGCCTAGAAGACGGCTTAAAATCAGGCTGCCGTTAA
- a CDS encoding HD domain-containing protein gives MADALRIPNRERCYEILGENQVPPHIVKHCEVVTKVALYLARELNRVDEDLDLALIEAAALLHDVTKHLSLKSGEDHALSGQKLLEQLGYPEVARIVGQHVFLKPGPPGAPIREEEVVFYADKRVKHTEIVSLKERFRDLKVRYGKTVHSLIKIEHMESLCKLLERRLFKKLPFNPERLEELNDA, from the coding sequence ATGGCGGACGCTTTAAGGATACCCAATCGCGAAAGATGCTATGAAATTCTTGGCGAAAATCAGGTTCCCCCTCATATTGTCAAACACTGTGAGGTGGTTACCAAAGTGGCGCTTTATTTAGCCCGAGAGCTAAACAGAGTGGATGAAGATCTTGATTTAGCTTTAATTGAGGCCGCAGCCCTTCTTCATGATGTTACCAAGCATCTTTCGCTAAAAAGCGGAGAAGATCATGCCCTTTCAGGGCAAAAACTTCTTGAACAATTAGGCTATCCTGAAGTGGCAAGGATTGTTGGGCAGCATGTGTTTTTAAAACCTGGGCCTCCAGGTGCGCCTATTCGTGAAGAAGAAGTGGTTTTTTACGCGGATAAAAGAGTAAAACACACTGAGATCGTTTCCCTAAAAGAGCGTTTTAGAGATTTAAAAGTGCGTTATGGTAAAACGGTACATTCTCTTATAAAAATTGAACATATGGAATCACTTTGTAAGCTTCTTGAAAGAAGACTTTTCAAAAAATTGCCCTTTAATCCAGAGAGACTTGAGGAACTAAATGATGCTTAA
- a CDS encoding glycoside hydrolase family 3 N-terminal domain-containing protein: protein MQKIGKLFIVGLEGDSLSAEELEAIKALKLSHFIFFKRNLVSKEQIESLLTKLNEKTGLGLRAVDQEGGPVVRLLPPLFPQLPSLYALAQREKPAEEVRNTAKLCAQNLKELGFNFNLAPVLDLADDKAPSFIRERSFDKESSLVAELGTIYIKTFIEEGLLCCAKHFPGLGGVDLDPHHSLPEKPEVTKDDLYPFVKAFEAGVPAVMTTHLVVKNIDDKPATFSPKIINMLRRELDFRGLVLTDDLYMKGAAISSFEERVLRAFISGHDLLLLCEDFWQSVIVIENFIKEAEHSYSLKELIAESLGRQNKVLNSFLPS, encoded by the coding sequence ATGCAAAAAATAGGTAAACTTTTTATCGTTGGCCTTGAAGGAGATTCTCTGAGTGCCGAAGAACTGGAAGCCATCAAAGCTTTAAAGCTTTCCCATTTTATTTTTTTTAAACGGAATCTTGTTTCTAAAGAGCAAATAGAAAGTCTTTTGACAAAACTTAATGAAAAAACAGGCCTGGGTTTAAGGGCTGTTGACCAAGAAGGCGGGCCTGTAGTAAGGCTTTTGCCTCCGCTTTTTCCGCAATTGCCTTCTCTATATGCGCTAGCCCAGAGAGAAAAACCTGCCGAGGAGGTGAGAAACACCGCTAAACTTTGTGCTCAAAATCTAAAGGAACTGGGCTTTAATTTCAATCTTGCTCCGGTGCTCGATCTGGCTGATGATAAAGCCCCTTCTTTTATTCGCGAACGCTCTTTTGACAAAGAAAGCTCCCTTGTGGCTGAACTCGGAACTATTTACATAAAAACTTTTATTGAAGAAGGTCTTCTTTGTTGTGCCAAACATTTTCCCGGCTTGGGAGGTGTTGATCTTGATCCCCACCACAGTCTTCCTGAAAAACCAGAAGTTACTAAAGATGATCTTTATCCTTTTGTTAAAGCCTTCGAAGCTGGCGTGCCCGCGGTGATGACTACTCATTTGGTCGTCAAAAACATTGATGATAAGCCGGCCACTTTTTCTCCAAAAATAATAAATATGTTACGCAGAGAGTTAGATTTTCGCGGGCTTGTTTTAACAGATGATCTTTACATGAAAGGAGCGGCTATCTCTTCTTTTGAAGAAAGGGTTCTTAGGGCTTTTATTTCTGGACATGACTTATTACTCCTTTGTGAGGATTTTTGGCAATCAGTTATAGTTATTGAAAATTTTATTAAAGAGGCAGAACATAGCTATTCGTTAAAAGAATTAATTGCCGAGTCTTTGGGGCGGCAAAACAAGGTTTTAAACTCGTTCTTGCCTAGTTAG
- a CDS encoding UDP-N-acetylmuramate--L-alanine ligase: MKFPEKVYFIGIGGVGMGALAGLFKKAGAKVSGSEKGPVYPPMSDLLNELGITYFQGFNPANIKNFDPDLVIIGNVARVDNPEVQFVLENKILYLSLPEALYGYFIARKKSLVVAGTHGKTTTSALLAYVLEKLGEAPTYFIGGLRRDILRNFNYTQGRFAVLEGDEYDSAFFDKRPKFIHYAPYGAILTSVEFDHADIYPDFSALKESFRYFLSVIPSNGFLSYAADDEGASELAALFSGPKISYGKKGDLKLIKREPTSTPPGQWLTFSFNQQEDKFFLPLIGEHNALNALGVYGLLLGLGFRRENLKNTFADFPGTKRRQEILLEEPVTIIDDFAHHPTAVSATTKAVKETWPGRRLIAVFEPRTNTSRRKIFQKDYAIAFSIADVVFIKVPADIEKVPPEDRLNLKELAQEITSLGASASVIADYPELLKALKEEISPGDIVLFMSNAALANIPEELVKFCQENLMT, translated from the coding sequence ATGAAATTTCCTGAAAAAGTTTATTTTATTGGAATTGGTGGAGTAGGGATGGGAGCCCTAGCGGGCCTTTTTAAAAAGGCTGGGGCTAAAGTTTCTGGTTCAGAAAAAGGCCCCGTTTATCCCCCTATGAGTGATCTTTTAAACGAACTGGGTATTACCTACTTTCAAGGTTTCAATCCGGCCAATATTAAAAATTTTGATCCAGACCTGGTTATTATAGGCAATGTGGCCCGGGTTGATAACCCTGAAGTCCAGTTTGTACTTGAAAATAAAATTCTTTATCTTTCGCTTCCAGAAGCTCTTTACGGTTATTTTATTGCTCGAAAAAAAAGCCTGGTCGTAGCGGGAACCCACGGAAAGACAACTACTTCGGCCCTATTAGCCTATGTGTTGGAAAAACTCGGTGAGGCCCCAACTTATTTTATTGGAGGGCTAAGGCGAGATATCCTCCGTAACTTCAATTACACTCAAGGCCGTTTTGCTGTTCTTGAAGGTGATGAATATGACAGCGCTTTTTTTGATAAACGGCCGAAGTTTATCCACTATGCGCCCTATGGGGCCATTTTAACTAGCGTTGAATTTGACCACGCTGACATTTATCCTGATTTTTCTGCTTTAAAAGAAAGCTTTAGATATTTCCTTTCGGTTATTCCCTCTAATGGATTTTTGAGTTATGCGGCAGATGATGAGGGTGCCTCGGAACTTGCGGCTCTTTTTTCTGGGCCAAAAATTTCCTATGGTAAAAAGGGAGACCTAAAGCTAATTAAGAGAGAACCTACCTCAACCCCTCCCGGGCAGTGGCTAACTTTTTCTTTTAACCAACAAGAAGACAAATTTTTTCTTCCCTTGATTGGTGAACATAACGCTTTAAATGCCTTAGGGGTTTATGGATTGCTTTTAGGACTTGGCTTTCGGAGAGAAAATTTAAAAAATACCTTTGCTGATTTTCCCGGCACCAAACGGCGCCAGGAGATTTTGTTAGAGGAACCGGTAACCATTATTGACGACTTTGCCCACCATCCAACGGCGGTTTCGGCCACTACTAAAGCGGTAAAAGAAACTTGGCCTGGCCGAAGACTCATAGCCGTTTTTGAACCACGCACTAATACCAGTCGCCGCAAGATCTTTCAAAAAGATTATGCCATAGCTTTTTCAATAGCTGACGTGGTTTTTATTAAGGTGCCTGCTGACATAGAAAAAGTTCCGCCTGAGGACAGGCTTAACCTCAAAGAATTAGCTCAGGAAATTACCTCTTTAGGGGCATCAGCCTCTGTTATTGCCGATTATCCGGAGCTTTTGAAGGCCTTAAAAGAAGAGATAAGCCCTGGTGATATTGTTCTTTTCATGTCAAACGCCGCTTTGGCCAATATTCCTGAAGAGTTGGTAAAGTTTTGCCAGGAAAACTTGATGACCTGA
- a CDS encoding D-alanine--D-alanine ligase family protein, which produces MMLKVALLCGGKSAEREVSLKGGQAVAAALKKLGHQFKIFDPAKDLPLLAQETKNYNVAFLVLHGPGGEDGTIQGFLDSLGLSYQGAGVLGSALAMDKALSKILYQEAGLLVPKGLVLEKNKPLPQINFFPLVVKPVSQGSSVGISIVRTPDELDSALEAAFALEERVLVEEYLEGRELTVGILGEEALPVVEIIPGEGHTFFDYQAKYTPGVTQELCPAPIPEEIAREAQRAALAAHQALRLRHYSRTDFILVGERLYVLETNTIPGMTETSLLPLAAKVAGYPFEDLVQKLLDLALTAA; this is translated from the coding sequence ATGATGCTTAAAGTAGCCCTTCTTTGCGGTGGAAAATCGGCTGAAAGAGAAGTTTCTTTAAAAGGTGGCCAGGCCGTGGCCGCGGCCTTAAAAAAATTAGGGCATCAATTTAAAATTTTTGACCCGGCCAAAGACCTTCCCTTGTTAGCCCAGGAAACTAAAAATTATAACGTGGCTTTTCTTGTGCTTCACGGCCCTGGAGGTGAAGACGGAACTATTCAGGGTTTTCTCGATTCGCTTGGGCTTTCTTACCAAGGGGCAGGGGTTTTGGGAAGCGCCCTGGCTATGGATAAAGCCCTTAGTAAAATCCTTTACCAAGAGGCAGGCCTTCTGGTGCCCAAAGGTCTGGTTTTAGAAAAAAACAAACCCTTGCCCCAGATAAATTTTTTTCCGTTAGTAGTTAAGCCGGTCTCGCAAGGTTCAAGTGTGGGGATCTCCATAGTCAGAACTCCCGATGAATTAGACTCTGCCCTAGAAGCGGCTTTTGCTTTGGAAGAGAGAGTCTTGGTTGAAGAGTATCTGGAAGGTCGTGAGCTTACCGTGGGTATTCTTGGAGAAGAAGCTCTGCCGGTAGTTGAAATTATACCTGGAGAAGGGCATACCTTTTTTGATTACCAGGCCAAATATACCCCAGGTGTTACGCAGGAGCTCTGCCCGGCTCCTATCCCGGAAGAAATAGCCAGAGAAGCACAGAGGGCGGCCCTTGCTGCTCACCAGGCTTTAAGACTCAGGCATTACAGCCGTACAGATTTTATCTTAGTAGGAGAGAGGCTTTATGTTCTTGAGACCAATACCATTCCTGGTATGACCGAAACAAGCCTTTTGCCTTTGGCGGCTAAAGTGGCCGGGTATCCTTTTGAGGATTTAGTGCAAAAGCTTCTTGACTTAGCATTAACGGCAGCCTGA
- the ispD gene encoding 2-C-methyl-D-erythritol 4-phosphate cytidylyltransferase yields the protein MGEKIPKQFLEIAGKPLIAHTLSVFEQVDEIDLLVVPVLSEWKETLKDLLNGFSKPYLLASGGETRQASVANGFSLLPEDTEIVLVHDACRPFITPELTRQVISKIKEKGAALAALPARDTVKEVEEKRVVRTLPRERIFLAHTPQGAQYFLFKRALTYSQERNLVFTDEAALFEAAGIEVYVVPSSPLNFKITTKEDFELAKCLLERNLNGGHYESNFF from the coding sequence GTGGGGGAAAAAATCCCCAAGCAATTTTTAGAAATTGCGGGAAAACCCCTTATAGCCCATACCCTTTCTGTTTTTGAACAGGTTGACGAAATAGACCTGCTGGTCGTTCCTGTGCTCTCTGAATGGAAAGAAACACTTAAAGATCTTTTAAACGGTTTTAGCAAGCCTTATCTGCTAGCCTCTGGCGGTGAAACCAGGCAGGCCTCAGTAGCTAATGGTTTTTCTCTTCTTCCAGAAGACACAGAGATAGTCCTGGTCCACGATGCGTGCCGGCCTTTTATTACGCCAGAATTAACAAGGCAGGTCATTTCTAAAATAAAAGAAAAGGGAGCGGCCCTGGCCGCTTTGCCTGCCAGGGATACCGTAAAAGAAGTTGAAGAAAAAAGGGTTGTAAGAACTCTTCCTAGAGAAAGAATTTTTTTGGCTCACACTCCACAAGGAGCACAGTATTTCTTATTTAAAAGGGCTTTAACTTACTCTCAGGAAAGAAATCTAGTTTTTACTGATGAGGCAGCCCTCTTTGAGGCGGCGGGTATAGAGGTTTATGTAGTTCCGTCTTCGCCTTTAAATTTTAAAATAACTACCAAAGAAGACTTTGAACTAGCTAAATGTTTGTTAGAAAGAAACTTAAATGGAGGCCATTATGAAAGTAATTTTTTTTAG